One genomic segment of Canis aureus isolate CA01 chromosome 37, VMU_Caureus_v.1.0, whole genome shotgun sequence includes these proteins:
- the LOC144306804 gene encoding histone H4 has protein sequence MSGRGKGGKGLGKGGAKRHRKVLRDNIQGITKPAIRRLARRGGVKRISGLIYEETRGVLKVFLENVIRDAVTYTEHAKRKTVTAMDVVYALKRQGRTLYGFGG, from the coding sequence ATGTCTGGTCGCGGCAAGGGCGGGAAGGGGCTGGGCAAGGGCGGCGCCAAGCGCCACCGCAAGGTGCTGCGCGACAACATCCAGGGCATCACCAAGCCCGCCATCCGGCGGCTGGCCCGGCGCGGCGGCGTCAAGCGCATCTCGGGCCTCATCTACGAGGAGACCCGCGGGGTGCTCAAGGTGTTCCTGGAGAACGTGATCCGGGACGCCGTCACCTACACGGAGCACGCCAAGCGCAAGACGGTCACGGCCATGGACGTGGTCTACGCGCTCAAGCGCCAGGGCCGCACCCTCTACGGCTTCGGCGGCTGA
- the LOC144306803 gene encoding histone H4: MSGRGKGGKGLGKGGAKRHRKVLRDNIQGITKPAIRRLARRGGVKRISGLIYEETRGVLKVFLENVIRDAVTYTEHAKRKTVTAMDVVYALKRQGRTLYGFGG; encoded by the coding sequence ATGTCTGGTCGCGGCAAGGGCGGGAAGGGGCTGGGCAAGGGCGGCGCCAAGCGCCACCGCAAGGTGCTGCGCGACAACATCCAGGGCATCACCAAGCCCGCCATCCGGCGGCTGGCCCGGCGCGGCGGCGTCAAGCGCATCTCGGGCCTCATCTACGAGGAGACCCGCGGGGTGCTCAAGGTGTTCCTGGAGAACGTGATCCGGGACGCCGTCACCTACACGGAGCACGCCAAGCGCAAGACGGTCACGGCCATGGACGTGGTCTACGCGCTCAAGCGCCAGGGCCGCACCCTCTACGGCTTCGGGGGTTAA
- the LOC144306802 gene encoding histone H3.1: protein MARTKQTARKSTGGKAPRKQLATKAARKSAPATGGVKKPHRYRPGTVALREIRRYQKSTELLIRKLPFQRLVREIAQDFKTDLRFQSSAVMALQEACEAYLVGLFEDTNLCAIHAKRVTIMPKDIQLARRIRGERA from the coding sequence ATGGCTCGCACGAAGCAGACGGCGCGCAAGTCGACGGGCGGCAAGGCCCCGCGCAAGCAGCTGGCCACCAAGGCGGCCCGCAAGAGCGCGCCGGCCACCGGCGGCGTCAAGAAGCCGCACCGCTACCGGCCCGGCACGGTGGCCCTGCGCGAGATCCGGCGCTACCAGAAGTCCACGGAGCTGCTGATCCGCAAGCTGCCGTTCCAGCGCCTGGTGCGCGAGATCGCGCAGGACTTCAAGACCGACCTGCGCTTCCAGAGCTCGGCCGTCATGGCGCTGCAGGAGGCGTGCGAGGCCTACCTGGTGGGGCTCTTCGAGGACACCAACCTCTGCGCCATCCACGCCAAGCGCGTCACCATCATGCCCAAGGACATCCAGCTGGCGCGCCGCATCCGCGGGGAGAGGGCGTAA
- the H1-1 gene encoding histone H1.1, protein MSETAPPAPATSTPPEKPAAGKKAKRPAKSAAAAKKKSTGPSVSELIVQAVSSSKERSGVSLAALKKALAAAGYDVEKNNSRIKLGLKSLVSKGTLVQTKGTGASGSFKLNKKAASGEAKANPAKVTKAKVAGASKKPKKVTAAVKKAVKTPKKAKKPAVTKKASKSPKKPKVVKAKKVAKSPAKAKAVKPKAAKAKVTKPKAAAKPKKAAPKKK, encoded by the coding sequence ATGTCTGAGACCGCGCCGCCCGCTCCCGCCACTTCCACTCCCCCTGAGAAGCCTGCGGCCGGCAAGAAGGCCAAGAGGCCGGCCAAGTCCGCGGCCGCTGCCAAGAAGAAGTCTACGGGCCCTTCCGTGTCGGAGCTGATCGTCCAGGCCGTGTCGTCGTCCAAGGAGCGCAGCGGCGTGTCCCTGGCCGCGCTCAAGAAGGCGCTGGCGGCCGCCGGCTACGACGTGGAGAAGAACAACAGCCGCATCAAGCTGGGCCTCAAGAGCCTGGTGAGCAAGGGGACCCTGGTGCAGACCAAGGGCACCGGCGCCTCGGGCTCCTTCAAGCTCAACAAAAAAGCTGCATCTGGAGAGGCCAAGGCCAACCCCGCAAAGGTAACGAAGGCCAAGGTTGCGGGCGCTTCAAAGAAACCCAAGAAGGTTACGGCGGCTGTCAAAAAGGCGGTCAAGACCCCGAAAAAGGCCAAGAAGCCGGCTGTGACCAAGAAGGCTTCCAAGAGCCCCAAGAAGCCCAAGGTGGTGAAGGCGAAGAAGGTCGCCAAGAGCCCCGCCAAAGCCAAGGCCGTGAAGCCCAAGGCGGCCAAGGCCAAAGTGACCAAGCCCAAGGCGGCTGCCAAGCCCAAGAAGGCGGCACCCAAGAAGAAGTAA